The Daucus carota subsp. sativus chromosome 2, DH1 v3.0, whole genome shotgun sequence genome includes a window with the following:
- the LOC108208647 gene encoding uncharacterized protein LOC108208647 isoform X5, giving the protein MDLDTLFDAAMAGDADATAKLEMEADRLFKYDEETILHLQSVKGNTERVRFILREFPHKNLLTKLSKYNHSALHLAIYRGGHTEVAQVLIDAARHLPPPPPSDDDDNSVTSFQAFLRQGDKDMDTALHAAVKYGHLDIVKLLVEADPTDTHIQNDDGKTPMYIAVEKGLNDIADIISTTCTAPSLLGPRGSTVVRIKNLDQGKSQGGTTYKIMDRYAFYVAAIEGDDDAIHNLEMQADIFNGGEETILHGESENKYAERVRVILREFAKKNLLATLTAEKQTALHLAAINGHTDLAEILIDAARHLPSSDDDNTRDKPVTSFQAFLRQSDLNEDTALHKAVLKGHAPIVKLLVEADPSDTHIQNWSGETPMYIAVEKGLNDIAEIISTTCTAPSLLGPDCSSVVPNKNLDQAKSPGGTLYKIMDKDALYSAAIAGDDDAIAALEMHADKLNKYEETILHTESENGNTEHVQFILKEFAEKKLLVKLNKYKQTALHLASCEGHTEVAEILINTARQLLPPSLDDDNPVTTFQAFLWQADDKMETALHDAVRKGNVGLVKLLVEADPSHPHTQNSEGETPIYIAVERGYYDIAKMICTTSTAAPNLDAPAGRTTVLHILINNLDKAGAEEEATAVIKLIIKAVKHANKHGTSDERDQRLMQFFNRTDEKGRMILELAVEENHLDVVKLILAKNPVYGRRIWRMYPELMGIMPLIYRAMDNEKHDIVNLLTQTYQRGVQMMQFQKEVQTRESANVHQFISANVHQFISDMDRGNEEYVLSVLNNYDLKELVTFHDNLGWTALHHAVYYQHNLIIDKIIQAQKRYGHGFVYPDRIATPFHIAVQKGYMTTLQLLLKLWPATSLTFTGSDRKGQNILHLAALQSGKEMILCILKYCPEVCKEDFVNKKDDNGDTPLHLLIGRGCFIPEFCTYKGLDTRIENKKKWTPRDMLYFEDQIMEDQVQIKIILDGIQTDPIRDNKFSRSVVPSKRMRKDVIFNERAKLMIHEKYTAMKEDPDVIANCFADAIGGDPISKAALRMKADKLNKSGETILHVESKKGDIENVRFIVTEFANKNLLSKMDISEQTALHLAAQHGHTQVVEALIHAARLVPSSNDSNVQNSEGKTPIYIAAENGYKDIVKVICRDCKALVLDGPGGRTTALHALIQNIDRGTEGESDVIRMMVDAAKRWSSVQDFEALFSRTDELGRTVLQIAVERKDVNAVRLILKEDPANQPGGEMKRNGLMRLICKAIDDECSDDIIKALSQTYKAGIKDHDPNDVLDLIRAIQELDKDSVLSLLGKAKKLVTFKEDNGWTPLHYAVYYEFDAILDALIKAQKDLEHPFDYENMEATPFYVAIERGYTSTLVRLMELWPDLSSDECSPYTLVTQDDQNILHMAIVARVGENRKAVATAADSRKEMVQMELWPALSSHECSPYTFVTQDGQNILHMSAVACAGENRKAVVVADAVDNRKAAADNRKEMVQSILKYCPNKYMDKILKQKDKNDDTPLHLLISHGCFIPGLIKHKGLNTMARNKRDFTPRDMLYVEDATVADQVHIKIALDEVLTSKSGWKLWGKRTEKKADIWRCNKTPPSKRKEKDVKFEGEKKILEKQRTKDRKTYKMRTNTQILVTALTTTVTFTVGFTMPGGLHQSGEVDEGLVVLSRKRAFTVFMVSDALALLMSTSSLFFYFLESMNEDIHQVSLLNASSTVLNILSISAMMVTFIAGTYVVLSDTPVLAIAICIIGSLFFLLILVLWIIKIVFDRYKRNKD; this is encoded by the exons ATGGATCTGGATACTCTGTTCGATGCTGCCATGGCCGGGGATGCTGATGCCACTGCCAAATTGGAGATGGAAGCTGATAGACTGTTCAAATATGATGAAGAAACTATCCTTCATCTGCAATCAGTGAAGGGAAATACAGAACGTGTGAGATTCATTTTGAGGGAATTTCCACACAAAAATCTTTTGACTAAGCTTAGTAAATATAATCATTCAGCACTTCACTTAGCTATATATCGAGGAGGACACACCGAAGTGGCTCAGGTCCTCATTGATGCAGCTCGCCATTtgcctcctcctcctccttcagatgatgatgataattcaGTGACTTCTTTTCAAGCTTTTCTCAGGCAAGGTGATAAAGATATGGACACGGCCTTACATGCAGCAGTCAAGTATGGTCACCTGGATATTGTTAAGCTACTAGTAGAGGCCGACCCGACTGATACACATATTCAAAATGATGACGGTAAAACACCCATGTACATAGCTGTGGAGAAAGGGCTCAACGATATAGCAGACATTATCTCTACAACTTGCACTGCACCATCTTTGCTGGGGCCTCGTGGTAGTACTGTGGTGCGTATTAAAAATCTGGACCAAG gtAAGAGCCAGGGGGGAACAACATACAAAATTATGGATAGATACGCTTTTTATGTGGCGGCCATTGAAGGAGATGATGATGCAATTCATAATTTGGAAATGCAAGCTGATATATTCAACGGAGGGGAAGAAACTATCCTTCACGGTGAATCTGAAAATAAATATGCAGAACGTGTGCGAGTTATTCTGAGGGAGtttgcaaaaaaaaatcttttggcTACGCTGACTGCAGAGAAACAAACTGCACTTCACTTGGCAGCAATAAATGGACACACTGACTTGGCTGAGATCCTCATCGATGCAGCTAGACATTTGCCTTCTTCAGATGATGATAATACTCGTGATAAACCAGTTACTTCTTTTCAAGCGTTTCTTAGGCAATCTGATCTGAATGAGGACACTGCCTTACATAAAGCAGTTTTGAAAGGGCACGCTCCTATTGTTAAGCTATTAGTAGAGGCGGATCCAAGTGATACACATATTCAAAATTGGTCTGGTGAAACACCAATGTACATAGCAGTGGAGAAAGGGTTGAATGATATAGCAGAGATCATCTCAACAACTTGCACTGCTCCATCTTTGCTGGGACCTGATTGTAGTAGTGTTGTGCCTAACAAGAATTTGGACCAAG CTAAAAGCCCTGGTGGAACCCTCTATAAAATTATGGACAAAGATGCTCTGTATTCAGCTGCCATTGCTGGAGATGATGATGCCATAGCTGCATTGGAGATGCATGCTGATAAACTGAACAAATACGAAGAAACTATTCTTCACACAGAATCCGAAAACGGAAATACAGAACACGTGCAATTTATATTAAAGGAGTTTGCTGAGAAAAAGCTTCTGGTCAAGCTTAACAAATATAAACAGACAGCACTTCACTTAGCATCGTGTGAAGGACATACAGAAGTGGCTGAGATCCTCATTAATACTGCTAGACAGTTGCTCCCTCCTTCTCTAGATGATGATAATCCAGTGACTACTTTTCAAGCTTTCCTTTGGCAAGCTGATGATAAAATGGAGACTGCCTTACATGATGCAGTTAGGAAGGGTAATGTGGGCCTTGTTAAGCTATTAGTGGAGGCGGATCCAAGTCATCCGCACACACAGAACAGTGAAGGTGAAACACCGATCTACATAGCTGTGGAAAGAGGGTATTACGATATAGCAAAGATGATCTGTACAACTTCCACCGCTGCTCCTAATTTGGATGCTCCTGCTGGTAGGACGACTGTTTTACATATTCTTATCAACAATCTCGACAAAG CAGGGGCAGAAGAAGAAGCAACCGCtgtaattaagttaatcattaAAGCAGTCAAACATGCAAATAAGCATGGGACCTCAGACGAGAGAGATCAAAGGTTAATGCAGTTCTTTAATAGGACTGATGAGAAGGGACGTATGATTTTAGAACTGGCAGTAGAGGAAAATCATCTGGACGTGGTTAAACTGATACTGGCAAAAAATCCAGTTTATGGCCGGCGCATATGGCGCATGTATCCTGAATTGATGGGTATCATGCCTTTAATTTACAGAGCCATGGATAACGAGAAACATGATATCGTCAATTTACTCACTCAAACATACCAAAGAGGAGTTCAAATGATGCAATTCCAAAAGGAGGTCCAAACCAGGGAGTCTGCCAATGTGCACCAATTCATATCTGCCAATGTGCACCAATTCATATCTGACATGGACAGGGGCAACGAAG AATATGTCCTCAGTGTGCTAAATAATTATGACCTCAAAGAGCTTGTAACATTTCATGACAATCTTGGATGGACAGCACTTCACCATGCAGTATATTATCAACATAATTTGATAATTGACAAGATAATACAAGCACAAAAGAGATATGGGCATGGATTTGTATATCCAGATAGGATAGCCACACCGTTCCATATAGCAGTCCAGAAAGGATATATGACTACTCTGCAACTTCTATTAAAGTTATGGCCAGCGACATCTTTGACATTTACTGGTAGTGATAGAAAGGGGCAGAATATACTACATTTGGCAGCATTGCAAAGTGGAAAAGAGATGATACTGtgcattttaaaatattgtccAGAAGTGTGCAAGGAGGACTTTGTAAACAAGAAGGATGATAATGGGGATACACCTCTTCACTTACTTATCGGTCGtggttgcttcattccagaattcTGTACATACAAAGGACTCGATACAAGGattgaaaataagaaaaaatggACTCCTCGTGACATGTTGTATTTTGAAGATCAAATTATGGAGGATCAG gtacaaatcaaaattatacTTGATGGTATCCAAACGGATCCTATACGGGATAATAAGTTCTCCCGTTCCGTGGTCCCAAGTAAACGAATGAGAAAAGATGTGATTTTTAATGAACGAGCAAAACTGATGATACATGAAAAGTATACAGCAATGAAAGAAGATCCTGATGTCATTGCCAATTGTTTTGCCGATGCCATTGGGGGAGATCCTATTTCCAAAGCTGCATTAAGGATGAAAGCTGATAAACTGAACAAATCAGGAGAAACTATCCTTCACGTTGAATCAAAGAAGGGAGATATAGAAAACGTGCGATTCATTGTGACTGAATTTGCAAACAAAAACCTTTTAAGCAAGATGGATATATCAGAACAAACTGCACTTCACCTTGCAGCACAACATGGACACACTCAAGTGGTTGAAGCTCTCATTCATGCCGCAAGACTTGTGCCTTCTTCGAATGATAGCAATGTTCAAAACAGTGAAGGCAAGACTCCAATCTACATAGCCGCAGAAAATGGTTACAAAGATATAGTAAAGGTGATCTGTAGGGATTGCAAAGCTCTGGTTTTAGATGGTCCGGGTGGTAGGACAACTGCTTTGCATGCTCTCATACAGAATATAGACCGAG GAACAGAAGGAGAGAGCGATGTGATTCGGATGATGGTTGATGCAGCCAAACGCTGGAGTAGTGTAcaggattttgaagcattattTAGTAGAACAGACGAGCTGGGAAGAACTGTCTTGCAAATTGCTGTGGAGAGAAAAGATGTGAACGCTGTTAGACTGATACTGAAGGAAGATCCCGCCAATCAACCTGGTGGTGAAATGAAAAGAAATGGTCTCATGCGTTTAATCTGCAAGGCCATTGATGACGAGTGTAGTGATGATATTATCAAAGCACTCTCTCAAACATACAAAGCTGGAATAAAGGACCATGATCCCAACGACGTGCTTGACTTAATTCGTGCTATTCAAGAGCTTGATAAAG aCTCTGTATTAAGTCTCTTGGGAAAGGCCAAAAAGCTTGTAACTTTTAAAGAGGATAATGGGTGGACACCACTTCACTACGCGGTGTATTACGAATTTGATGCCATACTTGATGCCCTAATAAAAGCACAAAAAGATTTGGAACACCCATTTGATTATGAAAATATGGAAGCAACTCCATTTTATGTAGCCATCGAACGTGGATATACTTCTACGTTGGTACGACTTATGGAATTATGGCCAGATTTGTCTTCTGATGAGTGCTCTCCATACACACTCGTTACTCAAGATGATCAAAATATACTACATATGGCAATTGTTGCTCGGGTTGGTGAAAATAGAAAAGCTGTTGCAACTGCTGCTGATAGTAGAAAAGAGATGGTACAAATGGAATTATGGCCAGCTTTGTCTTCTCATGAGTGCTCTCCATACACATTCGTAACTCAAGATGGTCAAAACATACTACATATGTCAGCTGTTGCTTGTGCTGGGGAAAATAGAAAAGCTGTTGTTGTTGCTGATGCTGTTGATAATCGAAAAGCTGCTGCTGATAACAGAAAAGAGATGGTACaaagtattttgaaatattgtcCGAATAAATACATGGACAAGATTTTGAAACAAAAGGATAAAAATGACGATACTCCTCTCCATCTACTTATCTCCCATGGTTGTTTTATTCCGGGACTGATAAAGCATAAAGGACTTAATACAATGGCAAGAAACAAGAGAGATTTTACTCCTCGGGACATGCTCTATGTTGAAGATGCTACTGTTGCCGATCAG GTGCATATTAAAATTGCCCTTGACGAGGTCCTGACTAGTAAATCAGGCTGGAAGCTTTGGGGTAAAAGAACAGAGAAGAAAGCGGATATTTGGAGATGTAATAAAACCCCCCCAAGTAAACGAAAGGAAAAGGATGTGAAATTTGAGGGAGAGAAGAAAATTTTAGAGAAACAGAGGACAAAGGAtcgaaaaacatataaaatgagGACCAACACCCAAATACTAGTTACTGCACTGACAACCACAGTAACTTTTACGGTAGGATTTACTATGCCCGGTGGTCTCCATCAAAGTGGAGAGGTTGACGAAGGACTAGTGGTTCTTTCCAGAAAGAGAGCTTTTACTGTATTCATGGTATCGGATGCACTAGCTCTACTCATGTCAACATCTTCATTGTTTTTCTACTTCCTTGAGTCGATGAATGAAGATATCCACCAAGTGTCACTGCTTAATGCTTCATCAACTGTGCTTAACATTCTTTCTATTTCGGCAATGATGGTGACTTTTATTGCAGGGACGTATGTGGTCTTATCCGACACACCAGTTCTTGCCATAGCCATTTGCATCATCGGTtctctcttctttcttcttaTTCTTGTTCTATGGATCATCAAGATAGTATTTGATCGTTACAAAAGAAATAAAGATTGA
- the LOC108208647 gene encoding uncharacterized protein LOC108208647 isoform X2: protein MDLDTLFDAAMAGDADATAKLEMEADRLFKYDEETILHLQSVKGNTERVRFILREFPHKNLLTKLSKYNHSALHLAIYRGGHTEVAQVLIDAARHLPPPPPSDDDDNSVTSFQAFLRQGDKDMDTALHAAVKYGHLDIVKLLVEADPTDTHIQNDDGKTPMYIAVEKGLNDIADIISTTCTAPSLLGPRGSTVVRIKNLDQGKSQGGTTYKIMDRYAFYVAAIEGDDDAIHNLEMQADIFNGGEETILHGESENKYAERVRVILREFAKKNLLATLTAEKQTALHLAAINGHTDLAEILIDAARHLPSSDDDNTRDKPVTSFQAFLRQSDLNEDTALHKAVLKGHAPIVKLLVEADPSDTHIQNWSGETPMYIAVEKGLNDIAEIISTTCTAPSLLGPDCSSVVPNKNLDQAKSPGGTLYKIMDKDALYSAAIAGDDDAIAALEMHADKLNKYEETILHTESENGNTEHVQFILKEFAEKKLLVKLNKYKQTALHLASCEGHTEVAEILINTARQLLPPSLDDDNPVTTFQAFLWQADDKMETALHDAVRKGNVGLVKLLVEADPSHPHTQNSEGETPIYIAVERGYYDIAKMICTTSTAAPNLDAPAGRTTVLHILINNLDKGAEEEATAVIKLIIKAVKHANKHGTSDERDQRLMQFFNRTDEKGRMILELAVEENHLDVVKLILAKNPVYGRRIWRMYPELMGIMPLIYRAMDNEKHDIVNLLTQTYQRGVQMMQFQKEVQTRESANVHQFISANVHQFISDMDRGNEEYVLSVLNNYDLKELVTFHDNLGWTALHHAVYYQHNLIIDKIIQAQKRYGHGFVYPDRIATPFHIAVQKGYMTTLQLLLKLWPATSLTFTGSDRKGQNILHLAALQSGKEMILCILKYCPEVCKEDFVNKKDDNGDTPLHLLIGRGCFIPEFCTYKGLDTRIENKKKWTPRDMLYFEDQIMEDQVQIKIILDGIQTDPIRDNKFSRSVVPSKRMRKDVIFNERAKLMIHEKYTAMKEDPDVIANCFADAIGGDPISKAALRMKADKLNKSGETILHVESKKGDIENVRFIVTEFANKNLLSKMDISEQTALHLAAQHGHTQVVEALIHAARLVPSSNDSNVQNSEGKTPIYIAAENGYKDIVKVICRDCKALVLDGPGGRTTALHALIQNIDRACTDYLTEGTEGESDVIRMMVDAAKRWSSVQDFEALFSRTDELGRTVLQIAVERKDVNAVRLILKEDPANQPGGEMKRNGLMRLICKAIDDECSDDIIKALSQTYKAGIKDHDPNDVLDLIRAIQELDKDSVLSLLGKAKKLVTFKEDNGWTPLHYAVYYEFDAILDALIKAQKDLEHPFDYENMEATPFYVAIERGYTSTLVRLMELWPDLSSDECSPYTLVTQDDQNILHMAIVARVGENRKAVATAADSRKEMVQMELWPALSSHECSPYTFVTQDGQNILHMSAVACAGENRKAVVVADAVDNRKAAADNRKEMVQSILKYCPNKYMDKILKQKDKNDDTPLHLLISHGCFIPGLIKHKGLNTMARNKRDFTPRDMLYVEDATVADQVHIKIALDEVLTSKSGWKLWGKRTEKKADIWRCNKTPPSKRKEKDVKFEGEKKILEKQRTKDRKTYKMRTNTQILVTALTTTVTFTVGFTMPGGLHQSGEVDEGLVVLSRKRAFTVFMVSDALALLMSTSSLFFYFLESMNEDIHQVSLLNASSTVLNILSISAMMVTFIAGTYVVLSDTPVLAIAICIIGSLFFLLILVLWIIKIVFDRYKRNKD from the exons ATGGATCTGGATACTCTGTTCGATGCTGCCATGGCCGGGGATGCTGATGCCACTGCCAAATTGGAGATGGAAGCTGATAGACTGTTCAAATATGATGAAGAAACTATCCTTCATCTGCAATCAGTGAAGGGAAATACAGAACGTGTGAGATTCATTTTGAGGGAATTTCCACACAAAAATCTTTTGACTAAGCTTAGTAAATATAATCATTCAGCACTTCACTTAGCTATATATCGAGGAGGACACACCGAAGTGGCTCAGGTCCTCATTGATGCAGCTCGCCATTtgcctcctcctcctccttcagatgatgatgataattcaGTGACTTCTTTTCAAGCTTTTCTCAGGCAAGGTGATAAAGATATGGACACGGCCTTACATGCAGCAGTCAAGTATGGTCACCTGGATATTGTTAAGCTACTAGTAGAGGCCGACCCGACTGATACACATATTCAAAATGATGACGGTAAAACACCCATGTACATAGCTGTGGAGAAAGGGCTCAACGATATAGCAGACATTATCTCTACAACTTGCACTGCACCATCTTTGCTGGGGCCTCGTGGTAGTACTGTGGTGCGTATTAAAAATCTGGACCAAG gtAAGAGCCAGGGGGGAACAACATACAAAATTATGGATAGATACGCTTTTTATGTGGCGGCCATTGAAGGAGATGATGATGCAATTCATAATTTGGAAATGCAAGCTGATATATTCAACGGAGGGGAAGAAACTATCCTTCACGGTGAATCTGAAAATAAATATGCAGAACGTGTGCGAGTTATTCTGAGGGAGtttgcaaaaaaaaatcttttggcTACGCTGACTGCAGAGAAACAAACTGCACTTCACTTGGCAGCAATAAATGGACACACTGACTTGGCTGAGATCCTCATCGATGCAGCTAGACATTTGCCTTCTTCAGATGATGATAATACTCGTGATAAACCAGTTACTTCTTTTCAAGCGTTTCTTAGGCAATCTGATCTGAATGAGGACACTGCCTTACATAAAGCAGTTTTGAAAGGGCACGCTCCTATTGTTAAGCTATTAGTAGAGGCGGATCCAAGTGATACACATATTCAAAATTGGTCTGGTGAAACACCAATGTACATAGCAGTGGAGAAAGGGTTGAATGATATAGCAGAGATCATCTCAACAACTTGCACTGCTCCATCTTTGCTGGGACCTGATTGTAGTAGTGTTGTGCCTAACAAGAATTTGGACCAAG CTAAAAGCCCTGGTGGAACCCTCTATAAAATTATGGACAAAGATGCTCTGTATTCAGCTGCCATTGCTGGAGATGATGATGCCATAGCTGCATTGGAGATGCATGCTGATAAACTGAACAAATACGAAGAAACTATTCTTCACACAGAATCCGAAAACGGAAATACAGAACACGTGCAATTTATATTAAAGGAGTTTGCTGAGAAAAAGCTTCTGGTCAAGCTTAACAAATATAAACAGACAGCACTTCACTTAGCATCGTGTGAAGGACATACAGAAGTGGCTGAGATCCTCATTAATACTGCTAGACAGTTGCTCCCTCCTTCTCTAGATGATGATAATCCAGTGACTACTTTTCAAGCTTTCCTTTGGCAAGCTGATGATAAAATGGAGACTGCCTTACATGATGCAGTTAGGAAGGGTAATGTGGGCCTTGTTAAGCTATTAGTGGAGGCGGATCCAAGTCATCCGCACACACAGAACAGTGAAGGTGAAACACCGATCTACATAGCTGTGGAAAGAGGGTATTACGATATAGCAAAGATGATCTGTACAACTTCCACCGCTGCTCCTAATTTGGATGCTCCTGCTGGTAGGACGACTGTTTTACATATTCTTATCAACAATCTCGACAAAG GGGCAGAAGAAGAAGCAACCGCtgtaattaagttaatcattaAAGCAGTCAAACATGCAAATAAGCATGGGACCTCAGACGAGAGAGATCAAAGGTTAATGCAGTTCTTTAATAGGACTGATGAGAAGGGACGTATGATTTTAGAACTGGCAGTAGAGGAAAATCATCTGGACGTGGTTAAACTGATACTGGCAAAAAATCCAGTTTATGGCCGGCGCATATGGCGCATGTATCCTGAATTGATGGGTATCATGCCTTTAATTTACAGAGCCATGGATAACGAGAAACATGATATCGTCAATTTACTCACTCAAACATACCAAAGAGGAGTTCAAATGATGCAATTCCAAAAGGAGGTCCAAACCAGGGAGTCTGCCAATGTGCACCAATTCATATCTGCCAATGTGCACCAATTCATATCTGACATGGACAGGGGCAACGAAG AATATGTCCTCAGTGTGCTAAATAATTATGACCTCAAAGAGCTTGTAACATTTCATGACAATCTTGGATGGACAGCACTTCACCATGCAGTATATTATCAACATAATTTGATAATTGACAAGATAATACAAGCACAAAAGAGATATGGGCATGGATTTGTATATCCAGATAGGATAGCCACACCGTTCCATATAGCAGTCCAGAAAGGATATATGACTACTCTGCAACTTCTATTAAAGTTATGGCCAGCGACATCTTTGACATTTACTGGTAGTGATAGAAAGGGGCAGAATATACTACATTTGGCAGCATTGCAAAGTGGAAAAGAGATGATACTGtgcattttaaaatattgtccAGAAGTGTGCAAGGAGGACTTTGTAAACAAGAAGGATGATAATGGGGATACACCTCTTCACTTACTTATCGGTCGtggttgcttcattccagaattcTGTACATACAAAGGACTCGATACAAGGattgaaaataagaaaaaatggACTCCTCGTGACATGTTGTATTTTGAAGATCAAATTATGGAGGATCAG gtacaaatcaaaattatacTTGATGGTATCCAAACGGATCCTATACGGGATAATAAGTTCTCCCGTTCCGTGGTCCCAAGTAAACGAATGAGAAAAGATGTGATTTTTAATGAACGAGCAAAACTGATGATACATGAAAAGTATACAGCAATGAAAGAAGATCCTGATGTCATTGCCAATTGTTTTGCCGATGCCATTGGGGGAGATCCTATTTCCAAAGCTGCATTAAGGATGAAAGCTGATAAACTGAACAAATCAGGAGAAACTATCCTTCACGTTGAATCAAAGAAGGGAGATATAGAAAACGTGCGATTCATTGTGACTGAATTTGCAAACAAAAACCTTTTAAGCAAGATGGATATATCAGAACAAACTGCACTTCACCTTGCAGCACAACATGGACACACTCAAGTGGTTGAAGCTCTCATTCATGCCGCAAGACTTGTGCCTTCTTCGAATGATAGCAATGTTCAAAACAGTGAAGGCAAGACTCCAATCTACATAGCCGCAGAAAATGGTTACAAAGATATAGTAAAGGTGATCTGTAGGGATTGCAAAGCTCTGGTTTTAGATGGTCCGGGTGGTAGGACAACTGCTTTGCATGCTCTCATACAGAATATAGACCGAG CTTGTACTGATTACTTGACAGAAGGAACAGAAGGAGAGAGCGATGTGATTCGGATGATGGTTGATGCAGCCAAACGCTGGAGTAGTGTAcaggattttgaagcattattTAGTAGAACAGACGAGCTGGGAAGAACTGTCTTGCAAATTGCTGTGGAGAGAAAAGATGTGAACGCTGTTAGACTGATACTGAAGGAAGATCCCGCCAATCAACCTGGTGGTGAAATGAAAAGAAATGGTCTCATGCGTTTAATCTGCAAGGCCATTGATGACGAGTGTAGTGATGATATTATCAAAGCACTCTCTCAAACATACAAAGCTGGAATAAAGGACCATGATCCCAACGACGTGCTTGACTTAATTCGTGCTATTCAAGAGCTTGATAAAG aCTCTGTATTAAGTCTCTTGGGAAAGGCCAAAAAGCTTGTAACTTTTAAAGAGGATAATGGGTGGACACCACTTCACTACGCGGTGTATTACGAATTTGATGCCATACTTGATGCCCTAATAAAAGCACAAAAAGATTTGGAACACCCATTTGATTATGAAAATATGGAAGCAACTCCATTTTATGTAGCCATCGAACGTGGATATACTTCTACGTTGGTACGACTTATGGAATTATGGCCAGATTTGTCTTCTGATGAGTGCTCTCCATACACACTCGTTACTCAAGATGATCAAAATATACTACATATGGCAATTGTTGCTCGGGTTGGTGAAAATAGAAAAGCTGTTGCAACTGCTGCTGATAGTAGAAAAGAGATGGTACAAATGGAATTATGGCCAGCTTTGTCTTCTCATGAGTGCTCTCCATACACATTCGTAACTCAAGATGGTCAAAACATACTACATATGTCAGCTGTTGCTTGTGCTGGGGAAAATAGAAAAGCTGTTGTTGTTGCTGATGCTGTTGATAATCGAAAAGCTGCTGCTGATAACAGAAAAGAGATGGTACaaagtattttgaaatattgtcCGAATAAATACATGGACAAGATTTTGAAACAAAAGGATAAAAATGACGATACTCCTCTCCATCTACTTATCTCCCATGGTTGTTTTATTCCGGGACTGATAAAGCATAAAGGACTTAATACAATGGCAAGAAACAAGAGAGATTTTACTCCTCGGGACATGCTCTATGTTGAAGATGCTACTGTTGCCGATCAG GTGCATATTAAAATTGCCCTTGACGAGGTCCTGACTAGTAAATCAGGCTGGAAGCTTTGGGGTAAAAGAACAGAGAAGAAAGCGGATATTTGGAGATGTAATAAAACCCCCCCAAGTAAACGAAAGGAAAAGGATGTGAAATTTGAGGGAGAGAAGAAAATTTTAGAGAAACAGAGGACAAAGGAtcgaaaaacatataaaatgagGACCAACACCCAAATACTAGTTACTGCACTGACAACCACAGTAACTTTTACGGTAGGATTTACTATGCCCGGTGGTCTCCATCAAAGTGGAGAGGTTGACGAAGGACTAGTGGTTCTTTCCAGAAAGAGAGCTTTTACTGTATTCATGGTATCGGATGCACTAGCTCTACTCATGTCAACATCTTCATTGTTTTTCTACTTCCTTGAGTCGATGAATGAAGATATCCACCAAGTGTCACTGCTTAATGCTTCATCAACTGTGCTTAACATTCTTTCTATTTCGGCAATGATGGTGACTTTTATTGCAGGGACGTATGTGGTCTTATCCGACACACCAGTTCTTGCCATAGCCATTTGCATCATCGGTtctctcttctttcttcttaTTCTTGTTCTATGGATCATCAAGATAGTATTTGATCGTTACAAAAGAAATAAAGATTGA